One Primulina huaijiensis isolate GDHJ02 unplaced genomic scaffold, ASM1229523v2 scaffold37775, whole genome shotgun sequence genomic window carries:
- the LOC140968817 gene encoding wall-associated receptor kinase 2-like: MKSMFCLTSQIQFFDLHRTRFLLKMAIFPLLFLVLRLSSAQQPSYPIAKSNCLDRCGDIEIPYPFGTTEVCYQARSFWVICNQTFDPPKLFMQNSAIEILNISLDGQLRILQFIAHDCYAVNGTRTTRISNNEPWLRLPTNITVNNTHNKFTIVGCDTNGFVSGLRLNSLNRKYKTGCTAICYAEDDLEQGSCSGVGCCQTSIPKQVRRVELTLGSYDNYSLVKDFNNCSHAFLVEETSFSFSPENLTNLNSVEKLPMVADWAIGNETCQQAMMDSFSYACKSHDSECYKPDNGNGYRCSCKSGYRGNPYLIDGCKDINECNDPNLNKCEKQQFCRNTDGNFTCVCPKGYHGDGRKEGKGCVRGESVISRLVAGIALGVVILLLSACLLYLELKRRSSIKMKQQYFIRNGGHLLQEKLSKREREKLSKRGGSPDTVARLYSYSELQKATNNFHDSVIIGRGGFGTVYKGFLPDNSIVAIKKSKQVDPNQVEQFVNEVYVLSQINHTNVVKLRGCCLDTEAPLLVYEFISNGTLSEHIHDQAKARFLDWDIRLRIATETAGVLSYLHSAASPPIVHRDIKPANILLDDNLTAKVADFGASRLVPVDQTQLSTMVQGTFGYLDPEYMQTNQLTAKSDVYSFGVVLVELLTGRKALSYDKPDLEKNLAHLFLYKLKQGLLSEILDDNILSKANSVQLTKVARLAEGCLHVKGDDRPNMKEVAMELEGLRTGVQAHSWALTKHNVEEMESLLREGSNYPFFNANGTDSSTSNTYDSLRDHIILSMRTDGR, encoded by the exons ATGAAAAGTATGTTTTGCCTTACTTCACAAATTCAGTTCTTTGATTTGCACCGAACTCGGTTCTTGTTGAAAATGGCAATATTCCCACTGCTATTTCTTGTTTTAAGATTATCGTCAGCGCAGCAGCCAAGTTACCCCATAGCAAAGTCGAATTGTCTCGATCGTTGCGGCGACATAGAAATCCCATACCCTTTCGGCACTACCGAAGTCTGCTACCAGGCCCGCAGTTTTTGGGTCATCTGTAACCAAACTTTCGACCCCCCTAAACTTTTCATGCAAAATTCCGCCATAGAAATCTTGAACATATCACTCGATGGCCAGCTTCGTATCTTGCAGTTCATAGCGCACGACTGTTATGCTGTTAACGGCACGAGAACTACACGGATATCCAATAATGAACCCTGGTTAAGATTGCCCACAAACATAACAGTGAATAATACTCACAACAAGTTCACTATTGTGGGATGTGATACCAATGGCTTTGTATCCGGGCTGCGGCTGAACAGCCTGAATCGGAAGTATAAAACCGGGTGTACTGCAATCTGTTACGCTGAGGATGATTTGGAACAAGGGTCTTGCTCGGGCGTGGGTTGTTGTCAAACTTCTATTCCTAAGCAAGTTCGGAGAGTGGAGCTGACTCTGGGGAGCTATGATAATTATTCTCTTGTCAAAGATTTCAATAATTGCAGCCATGCTTTTCTTGTCGAGGAAACCTCGTTTAGCTTTTCGCCGGAAAATCTTACAAACTTGAACAGTGTGGAGAAGCTTCCTATGGTGGCCGATTGGGCCATTGGGAACGAAACATGCCAGCAAGCAATGATGGATTCGTTCAGTTATGCGTGTAAGAGCCACGATTCCGAGTGCTACAAGCCCGATAATGGTAATGGATATCGGTGTTCTTGCAAAAGTGGTTATCGAGGAAATCCATATCTAATTGATGGCTGCAAAG ATATCAATGAATGTAACGATCCAAATCTAAACAAATGCGAAAAGCAGCAGTTCTGTAGAAACACGGATGGCAATTTCACATGTGTCTGTCCCAAAGGGTATCACGGCGATGGGAGAAAAGAGGGAAAAGGCTGCGTCCGTGGTGAATCAGTAATTTCTAGACTTGTTGCAG GGATCGCTTTAGGAGTAGTTATTCTGCTATTGTCTGCTTGCTTGTTGTACTTGGAACTCAAAAGGAGAAGTTCGATCAAGATGAAGCAACAGTACTTTATTCGAAATGGTGGCCATTTATTGCAAGAAAAGCTttcaaaaagagagagagaaaagCTTTCAAAAAGAGGTGGATCACCTGACACGGTGGCTAGACTTTACAGTTACTCCGAGCTGCAGAAGGCAACGAATAACTTCCATGACAGTGTGATCATTGGGCGAGGAGGGTTTGGTACTGTATACAAAGGTTTCTTACCAGATAACAGTATAGTAGCCAtcaagaaatccaaacaagttgACCCAAACCAAGTCGAGCAATTTGTCAATGAGGTGTATGTTCTTTCTCAAATTAACCACACAAACGTTGTCAAGCTCCGTGGTTGTTGCTTGGACACAGAAGCCCCTCTTCTAGTATATGAATTCATTAGCAACGGCACCCTGTCAGAACACATACATGATCAGGCAAAGGCGCGTTTTCTTGACTGGGACATAAGATTAAGAATAGCCACAGAAACAGCAGGAGTGCTCTCATATTTGCACTCCGCAGCATCACCTCCAATCGTTCATAGAGATATCAAGCCAGCAAATATACTTCTAGATGACAATTTGACAGCAAAAGTGGCTGATTTTGGAGCTTCAAGATTGGTTCCTGTGGATCAAACTCAGTTATCTACAATGGTTCAAGGAACTTTTGGATACCTTGATCCCGAATACATGCAAACAAACCAACTGACCGCGAAAAGTGATGTTTATAGCTTTGGAGTAGTTTTGGTGGAGCTACTAACAGGCAGGAAGGCTTTAAGCTACGATAAGCCAGACTTGGAGAAGAATTTAGCCCACTTATTCCTCTACAAACTAAAACAAGGACTCTTATCCGAAATTCTCGATGATAACATTTTGTCTAAGGCGAATAGTGTGCAACTAACAAAAGTTGCTAGGCTTGCAGAGGGGTGCTTACACGTAAAAGGGGACGATAGGCCGAATATGAAAGAAGTAGCCATGGAACTCGAGGGGCTCAGAACTGGAGTACAGGCACACTCGTGGGCTCTAACCAAACATAATGTAGAAGAGATGGAATCCTTGCTTCGTGAGGGATCCAATTATCCCTTTTTCAATGCCAATGGTACAGATAGCAGCACGAGTAACACATATGATAGCCTTAGAGATCACATAATATTATCGATGCGAACCGATGGGAGGTGA
- the LOC140968737 gene encoding ran-binding protein M homolog isoform X2 — protein sequence MSETTSQNQLPSPNGFTGSYFLQVWRNTSVTLTPESKSEFDENGEEAPTALDTVNSSGGFSLVGPDKLSVSYPSVNLHGHDVGVVQANHAAPMKRLVYYFEILVKNAGAKGQIAIGFTTSAFKLRRQPGWEANSYGYHGDDGLLYRGRGKGETFGPTFSTGDTVGGGINYDTQQFFFTKNGAVVGTVYKDVKGPVFPTVAVHSQSEEITVNFGKDPFVFDIKAYEADHRSRQQIDIDKISVPQDAGYGIVRSYLQHYGYEETLQLFDMASKSMVPPISLASEIGCGEEDSVYALNKRRTLRQLIRCGKVDDAFAKIREWYPQIIQDDASIICFLLHCQKFVELVRGGKLEEAIFYGRREFHKFKISSDFDDFVKDCAALLAYEQPQKSSVGYLLRDSQRELVADAVNAMILSTNPNMKNSRLSMHSSLEMLIRQLTACFFEKRSLNGDQGEAFHLLRILESGKK from the exons ATGTCTGAAACAACTTCACAAAATCAATTGCCATCGCCCAACGGTTTTACTGGATCCTACTTCCTCCAGGTTTGGCGCAACACTTCCGTAACCCTAACACCGGAAAGTAAATCTGAATTTGACGAGAATGGTGAGGAGGCTCCAACTGCGCTAGATACGGTAAATAGCTCAGGTGGGTTTTCATTGGTAGGACCCGACAAGCTTTCGGTATCGTATCCAAGCGTTAATTTACATGGACACGACGTCGGAGTCGTGCAGGCGAATCACGCCGCACCAATGAAGCGGCTGGtttattattttgagatctTAGTGAAGAATGCAGGTGCTAAGGGGCAAATTGCCATCGGATTCACCACTTCTGCTTTCAAACTCCGTCGCCAGCCGGG ATGGGAAGCAAATAGTTATGGATATCATGGGGATGATGGGTTACTTTATCGTGGACGTGGAAAGGGGGAGACATTTGGCCCAACTTTCTCCACTGGTGATACAGTGGGAGGTGGTATAAACTATGATAcacaacaattttttttcac GAAAAACGGTGCTGTAGTAGGAACTGTTTATAAAGATGTCAAGGGTCCCGTGTTTCCCACGGTTGCTGTTCACAGCCAGAGTGAAGA GATAACTGTTAACTTTGGAAAGGATCCATTTGTTTTCGATATTAAA GCATATGAAGCAGACCATAGATCAAGGCAACAGATAGATATTGACAAAATCTCAGTGCCACAGGATGCTGGTTATGG AATAGTTCGGTCCTATTTACAACACTATGGGTATGAAGAAACACTTCAACTATTCGACATGGCTAGTAAAAGTATGGTTCCTCCGATTTCTTTAGCATCAGAAATTGGCTGCGGTGAAGAAGATTCGGTGTATGCTTTGAATAAAAGGAGGACTCTTCGTCAG CTAATAAGGTGTGGCAAGGTTGATGATGCATTTGCAAAAATTCGGGAATGGTATCCTCAAATTATTCAG GATGATGCATCGATTATTTGCTTTTTGCTACATTGTCAAAAATTTGTTGAGCTAGTTCGG GGTGGAAAGTTAGAGGAAGCTATATTTTATGGCAGAAGGGAGTTTCATAAGTTCAAGATTTCATCAGATTTTGATGACTTTGTTAAG GATTGTGCAGCTTTGCTAGCTTATGAACAACCACAAAAATCCTCTGTCGGATATCTTCTTCGTGATTCTCAACGGGAGCTGGTGGCTGATGCAGTCAACGCCATGATTTTGTCAACTAATCCAAACATGAAAAACTCAAGACTTAGCATGCACTCATCTCTTGAGATGCTAATAAGACAGCTCACGGCTTGCTTCTTCGAGAAGAGGTCCTTGAATGGAGATCAAGGGGAGGCTTTCCATCTGCTCAGAATTCTTGAGAGTGGTAAGAAGTGA
- the LOC140968737 gene encoding ran-binding protein M homolog isoform X1, with the protein MSETTSQNQLPSPNGFTGSYFLQVWRNTSVTLTPESKSEFDENGEEAPTALDTVNSSGGFSLVGPDKLSVSYPSVNLHGHDVGVVQANHAAPMKRLVYYFEILVKNAGAKGQIAIGFTTSAFKLRRQPGWEANSYGYHGDDGLLYRGRGKGETFGPTFSTGDTVGGGINYDTQQFFFTKNGAVVGTVYKDVKGPVFPTVAVHSQSEEITVNFGKDPFVFDIKAYEADHRSRQQIDIDKISVPQDAGYGFRIVRSYLQHYGYEETLQLFDMASKSMVPPISLASEIGCGEEDSVYALNKRRTLRQLIRCGKVDDAFAKIREWYPQIIQDDASIICFLLHCQKFVELVRGGKLEEAIFYGRREFHKFKISSDFDDFVKDCAALLAYEQPQKSSVGYLLRDSQRELVADAVNAMILSTNPNMKNSRLSMHSSLEMLIRQLTACFFEKRSLNGDQGEAFHLLRILESGKK; encoded by the exons ATGTCTGAAACAACTTCACAAAATCAATTGCCATCGCCCAACGGTTTTACTGGATCCTACTTCCTCCAGGTTTGGCGCAACACTTCCGTAACCCTAACACCGGAAAGTAAATCTGAATTTGACGAGAATGGTGAGGAGGCTCCAACTGCGCTAGATACGGTAAATAGCTCAGGTGGGTTTTCATTGGTAGGACCCGACAAGCTTTCGGTATCGTATCCAAGCGTTAATTTACATGGACACGACGTCGGAGTCGTGCAGGCGAATCACGCCGCACCAATGAAGCGGCTGGtttattattttgagatctTAGTGAAGAATGCAGGTGCTAAGGGGCAAATTGCCATCGGATTCACCACTTCTGCTTTCAAACTCCGTCGCCAGCCGGG ATGGGAAGCAAATAGTTATGGATATCATGGGGATGATGGGTTACTTTATCGTGGACGTGGAAAGGGGGAGACATTTGGCCCAACTTTCTCCACTGGTGATACAGTGGGAGGTGGTATAAACTATGATAcacaacaattttttttcac GAAAAACGGTGCTGTAGTAGGAACTGTTTATAAAGATGTCAAGGGTCCCGTGTTTCCCACGGTTGCTGTTCACAGCCAGAGTGAAGA GATAACTGTTAACTTTGGAAAGGATCCATTTGTTTTCGATATTAAA GCATATGAAGCAGACCATAGATCAAGGCAACAGATAGATATTGACAAAATCTCAGTGCCACAGGATGCTGGTTATGG TTTCAGAATAGTTCGGTCCTATTTACAACACTATGGGTATGAAGAAACACTTCAACTATTCGACATGGCTAGTAAAAGTATGGTTCCTCCGATTTCTTTAGCATCAGAAATTGGCTGCGGTGAAGAAGATTCGGTGTATGCTTTGAATAAAAGGAGGACTCTTCGTCAG CTAATAAGGTGTGGCAAGGTTGATGATGCATTTGCAAAAATTCGGGAATGGTATCCTCAAATTATTCAG GATGATGCATCGATTATTTGCTTTTTGCTACATTGTCAAAAATTTGTTGAGCTAGTTCGG GGTGGAAAGTTAGAGGAAGCTATATTTTATGGCAGAAGGGAGTTTCATAAGTTCAAGATTTCATCAGATTTTGATGACTTTGTTAAG GATTGTGCAGCTTTGCTAGCTTATGAACAACCACAAAAATCCTCTGTCGGATATCTTCTTCGTGATTCTCAACGGGAGCTGGTGGCTGATGCAGTCAACGCCATGATTTTGTCAACTAATCCAAACATGAAAAACTCAAGACTTAGCATGCACTCATCTCTTGAGATGCTAATAAGACAGCTCACGGCTTGCTTCTTCGAGAAGAGGTCCTTGAATGGAGATCAAGGGGAGGCTTTCCATCTGCTCAGAATTCTTGAGAGTGGTAAGAAGTGA